The Triticum aestivum cultivar Chinese Spring chromosome 7B, IWGSC CS RefSeq v2.1, whole genome shotgun sequence genome window below encodes:
- the LOC123160790 gene encoding cysteine-rich receptor-like protein kinase 6, which translates to MASGSTQESKQPSPELPSELPYDFLKNITDDFSDKHILGVSPFGTLYKGTVPEGGKVIAVKKLQENAPILAGKTFNTVVQNVMALKHINIVELIGFCSEAQKKLVQFNGRYIHADITESLLCYEYLPNGSLNQNLFGTKEGESVSSPGPCIDWGTRFKIINGICQGLCFLHNLDIPLIHMNLKPENILLDENMIPKIADFAMSRVFGEQQTRLCTQKVVGSYGYMAPEYLYRGEISAQSDIYSLGLLIIEITTREQNCPEDNQPSARKFIEKVRKDWTMQHIASMYGSLDAECLRQIKACIDIGLTCVEIDRRRRPSILEIVEKLSFGSSRTSDEVSRVSSSSSKPRFTSGHKKK; encoded by the exons ATGGCCAGCGGAAGTACCCAAGAGAGCAAGCAGCCAAGCCCCGAACTACCGTCGGAACTACCATATGACTTTTTGAAGAACATTACGGATGACTTCTCGGATAAGCACATACTTGGTGTAAGTCCATTTGGAACGCTTTATAAG GGAACAGTGCCAGAAGGAGGAAAAGTGATTGCCGTGAAGAAACTTCAGGAAAACGCACCAATACTGGCTGGCAAGACATTCAATACAGTGGTTCAGAACGTTATGGCGCTAAAGCATATTAACATAGTAGAGCTGATCGGATTCTGCAGTGAAGCACAGAAAAAATTGGTGCAGTTCAATGGAAGATATATTCATGCAGACATTACTGAAAGTTTACTCTGCTACGAGTATTTACCTAATGGGAGCCTAAACCAGAATCTTTTTG GGACCAAAGAAGGCGAGTCTGTCTCTTCACCTGGACCCTGTATCGACTGGGGCACGCGGTTCAAAATAATCAACGGGATTTGCCAGGGTTTATGTTTTCTGCACAACTTGGATATTCCCCTTATCCACATGAATCTAAAGCCTGAAAATATACTGTTGGATGAAAACATGATACCGAAGATTGCTGATTTTGCAATGTCGAGAGTCTTTGGTGAACAGCAAACCCGATTGTGCACACAAAAAGTCGTGGGATCGTA TGGGTACATGGCTCCAGAATACTTATACAGAGGTGAAATCTCCGCCCAATCGGACATATATAGTTTAGGCTTGCTGATAATCGAGATCACCACAAGAGAGCAGAATTGTCCCGAAGACAATCAGCCATCCGCAAGAAAATTTATTGAAAAA GTACGCAAAGATTGGACAATGCAGCACATAGCGTCCATGTATGGGTCGTTAGATGCAGAATGCCTGCGGCAGATAAAAGCATGCATTGATATTGGGCTGACTTGTGTTGAGATAGATCGGAGGCGCAGACCTTCCATACTCGAAATTGTTGAGAAGCTATCATTTGGTTCCAGCCGAACGTCAGATGAG